From one Bradyrhizobium sp. Ash2021 genomic stretch:
- a CDS encoding nuclear transport factor 2 family protein: MPTAHDATQLAALGREWIAAWNSRDLERVLALYAEDAEMTSDKIQALGFDSAGTLAGKAKIRIYWGKALTLLPDLHFTLIDLFISPDSLIVFYANERGARICEYLRLDAQGKIVQGSANHLAH, encoded by the coding sequence ATGCCGACGGCTCACGACGCCACGCAGCTCGCAGCGCTTGGGCGCGAATGGATCGCCGCCTGGAATTCACGCGACCTCGAGCGGGTGCTGGCCCTCTATGCCGAGGACGCCGAAATGACCTCGGACAAGATCCAGGCCCTCGGCTTCGACTCCGCCGGAACATTAGCAGGCAAGGCCAAGATCCGGATCTATTGGGGAAAAGCGCTGACGCTGCTGCCCGATTTGCACTTCACCCTGATCGATCTGTTCATCAGCCCTGACAGCCTCATCGTGTTCTACGCGAACGAGCGCGGCGCGAGGATTTGCGAATATCTGCGGCTGGATGCGCAGGGCAAGATCGTGCAGGGCTCGGCCAATCATCTGGCGCATTAG
- the guaA gene encoding glutamine-hydrolyzing GMP synthase — MTAATPARESTPTVASAHDKILIVDFGSQVTQLIARRVREEGVYSEIVPFQKAEAAFKEMKPKAVILSGGPESVHEAGSPRAPQAIFDSGVPVLGICYGQMTMAAQLGGEVEGGHHREFGRADVEVKAQSKLFESAWGMGERHQVWMSHGDRITKMPPGFIVAGVSPNAPFAVIQDEKRKYYGLMFHPEVVHTPDGAKLLRNFVRKVAGLTGDWTMRAFREEAIEKIRAQVGKGRVICGLSGGVDSAVAAVLIHEAIGDQLTCVFVDHGMLRLDEARTVVDLFRHHYNIPLVHVDASKQFLGELAGVTDPEIKRKTIGRLFIDVFDVEAKKIGGADFLAQGTLYPDVIESVSFTGGPSVTIKSHHNVGGLPARMNMKLVEPLRELFKDEVRVLGRELGLPEIFVGRHPFPGPGLAIRCPGEITKEKLDILRKADAVYIDQIRKAGLYDTIWQAFAVLLPVKTVGVMGDGRTYDFVVGLRAVTSTDGMTADFYPFDMKFLGETATRIINEVKGVNRVVYDVTSKPPGTIEWE, encoded by the coding sequence ATGACAGCAGCCACGCCCGCCCGCGAGTCGACGCCAACAGTGGCCTCGGCGCATGACAAGATTCTGATCGTCGATTTCGGCAGTCAGGTGACGCAACTGATCGCGCGAAGGGTGCGCGAGGAGGGCGTCTATTCCGAGATCGTGCCGTTCCAGAAGGCCGAAGCGGCCTTCAAGGAAATGAAGCCGAAAGCGGTGATCCTCTCCGGCGGGCCTGAGTCGGTGCATGAGGCAGGCTCGCCGCGCGCGCCGCAAGCCATCTTCGATTCCGGCGTTCCCGTGCTCGGCATCTGCTACGGCCAGATGACCATGGCCGCCCAGCTCGGCGGCGAGGTCGAGGGCGGGCATCACCGCGAATTCGGCCGCGCCGATGTCGAGGTCAAAGCCCAAAGCAAGCTGTTCGAGTCCGCCTGGGGCATGGGCGAACGCCATCAGGTCTGGATGAGCCATGGCGACCGCATCACCAAAATGCCGCCGGGCTTTATCGTTGCCGGCGTGTCGCCGAACGCCCCGTTCGCCGTGATCCAGGACGAGAAGCGCAAATATTACGGCCTGATGTTCCACCCCGAAGTGGTGCACACGCCCGACGGCGCCAAGCTGCTGCGCAATTTCGTCCGCAAGGTCGCAGGCCTCACCGGCGACTGGACCATGCGCGCCTTCCGCGAGGAGGCGATCGAGAAGATCCGGGCGCAGGTCGGCAAGGGCAGGGTGATCTGCGGCCTTTCCGGCGGCGTCGACTCCGCCGTGGCCGCGGTGCTGATCCACGAGGCGATCGGCGACCAGCTCACCTGCGTGTTCGTCGATCACGGCATGCTGCGGCTGGATGAGGCCAGGACCGTCGTCGACCTGTTCCGGCACCACTACAACATCCCGCTGGTCCACGTTGATGCGTCGAAGCAATTCTTGGGCGAACTCGCTGGCGTCACCGACCCCGAGATCAAGCGCAAGACCATCGGCCGCCTGTTCATCGACGTGTTCGATGTCGAGGCAAAAAAGATCGGCGGCGCGGACTTTCTGGCGCAGGGCACGCTCTACCCCGACGTGATCGAGAGCGTCTCCTTCACCGGCGGCCCGTCGGTAACCATCAAGTCGCACCACAATGTCGGCGGCCTGCCGGCGCGCATGAACATGAAGCTGGTCGAGCCCTTGCGCGAATTGTTCAAGGACGAGGTCCGCGTGTTGGGCCGCGAACTCGGTCTCCCCGAAATCTTCGTCGGCCGCCATCCGTTCCCAGGCCCGGGCCTTGCAATCCGCTGCCCCGGCGAGATCACGAAGGAAAAGCTCGACATCCTGCGCAAGGCCGACGCCGTCTATATCGATCAGATCCGCAAAGCCGGCCTCTACGACACCATCTGGCAGGCCTTTGCCGTGCTGCTGCCGGTCAAGACCGTCGGCGTGATGGGCGACGGCCGCACCTATGATTTCGTCGTCGGCCTGCGCGCGGTCACTTCGACCGACGGCATGACCGCCGACTTCTATCCCTTCGACATGAAGTTTCTCGGCGAGACCGCGACGCGGATCATCAACGAGGTGAAGGGGGTGAACCGGGTGGTGTATGACGTGACGTCTAAGCCGCCGGGGACGATTGAGTGGGAGTAG
- a CDS encoding ATP-dependent helicase produces MPSYAPTKQQQEIIDHAGAAFVTACPGAGKTRTMVERARQLLSKPTDRRGVAFLSFTNAAVDELEARLRAFGILPSPLFPSFIGTFDRFLWQFLITPFGIPGCDRVPKLIPDKSNWEVKPPYDGAQPLSLRCFDRATGKVDPALAKDEGFDVTTRKISAHETQAIAIIKNARSQGQVDFDDVRVSVQERLGDAAFAKRVGEALSARFCEIVVDEAQDCNPADLAIVNWLRRSEITVKVICDPHQSIYEFRGGVTNELYKFAATFDPNDQLPMSGNFRSTPAICAAIVALRPPSSRSNPDNSVGPYRNDTTPVHIISYSGGAVSPAIGSTFQSVVEELGIPLQSAPVLASTRNSACKAIGQPTIKPTSHMTIVLAEAAMNYHFAFAVGNRRDALVNLHRVILLVQGRISSLGGYHTYLASEGLEDGGWRPEVIALAHGLRFNPTDKADQWLERARELLAKGLIAASSIKQRLRAHGDLATALDCAPANSPPARTIHSAKGLEFPAVCVVMTTKTAAGILDLLEGNASDGQDEEARKIYVGASRAERLLVIAIPKSRASRLQALLGKVCCPVKLHQI; encoded by the coding sequence ATGCCTTCGTACGCTCCTACCAAACAGCAGCAGGAAATCATCGATCACGCCGGCGCTGCTTTCGTGACGGCTTGCCCCGGCGCCGGCAAGACCAGGACAATGGTCGAGCGTGCTCGGCAGTTGCTGAGCAAGCCCACAGATCGTCGCGGCGTCGCATTTCTCTCCTTCACCAACGCCGCAGTGGATGAATTGGAAGCACGCCTAAGAGCGTTCGGCATTCTCCCTTCGCCACTTTTCCCAAGCTTTATCGGAACTTTCGACCGCTTCCTGTGGCAGTTCTTAATAACGCCTTTCGGTATCCCTGGTTGCGATCGCGTGCCAAAGCTCATTCCCGACAAGAGCAATTGGGAGGTGAAGCCGCCATACGACGGCGCCCAGCCACTTTCCCTACGTTGCTTCGACAGAGCTACCGGTAAGGTCGACCCCGCGCTTGCGAAAGATGAGGGTTTCGACGTCACGACACGAAAAATCAGCGCACATGAGACGCAGGCAATTGCGATCATCAAGAATGCAAGGAGCCAAGGGCAAGTCGATTTTGATGACGTGCGCGTCAGCGTTCAAGAACGTTTGGGAGACGCAGCTTTCGCGAAACGTGTCGGCGAAGCCCTTTCAGCCAGGTTTTGCGAGATCGTCGTAGATGAGGCCCAGGACTGCAATCCCGCCGATCTGGCTATTGTCAACTGGTTGCGGAGATCCGAGATCACCGTGAAGGTTATTTGCGATCCTCACCAGTCAATCTACGAATTTCGGGGCGGAGTGACGAACGAGCTTTATAAGTTCGCAGCCACCTTTGACCCAAACGATCAGCTGCCGATGAGCGGGAATTTTCGCTCTACGCCCGCCATCTGTGCTGCGATCGTGGCGCTTCGGCCACCTTCCTCACGGTCTAATCCTGACAATTCCGTAGGCCCGTATAGAAATGATACGACACCCGTTCATATCATTTCTTATAGCGGCGGTGCGGTATCTCCCGCGATTGGTTCAACGTTTCAGAGTGTCGTCGAAGAACTCGGCATTCCGCTGCAGAGCGCGCCGGTGCTGGCGTCCACGCGCAATAGCGCCTGTAAAGCGATTGGTCAGCCCACTATCAAGCCGACCAGCCACATGACCATTGTTCTGGCTGAAGCGGCTATGAACTATCATTTCGCGTTTGCTGTCGGAAACCGGCGAGATGCCTTGGTTAACCTACACCGCGTCATCCTTTTGGTTCAGGGACGCATCAGCTCACTCGGTGGCTACCACACCTATTTGGCAAGTGAGGGGCTTGAAGATGGCGGTTGGCGCCCAGAGGTCATTGCTCTCGCCCACGGCCTTCGATTCAACCCAACGGACAAAGCCGACCAGTGGTTGGAGAGAGCCCGCGAGCTTCTTGCAAAGGGGCTCATTGCGGCGTCGAGCATCAAACAGCGCCTGAGAGCACACGGAGATCTGGCCACCGCATTAGACTGCGCACCCGCCAATTCTCCACCAGCGCGCACTATCCATTCTGCCAAGGGTCTGGAGTTCCCTGCCGTCTGCGTGGTGATGACCACCAAGACCGCAGCCGGGATTCTCGACCTGCTAGAGGGCAACGCGTCTGACGGTCAGGATGAGGAGGCGCGCAAAATCTACGTTGGAGCGTCGCGCGCGGAGCGCCTCCTGGTAATTGCAATTCCAAAAAGCCGGGCTTCGCGCCTCCAAGCCCTCCTTGGGAAGGTTTGCTGCCCCGTAAAGCTCCATCAAATCTAG
- a CDS encoding AAA family ATPase encodes MYLKNIKLNRFRSFANATIELQKDLTVFVGENNGGKSNAIDAMRLLTSPLGGRREIYCESTDVRFQSTINSFEIEGRFAELSIGQQGRFISAAVDSSLTQACFGLRFDAARPGSRPIVWAGKDGNAPEPGCHDMVRHVYLPPLRDAKHSLASGNPTRILALLNHFLDDTTPEQLAKELARTNSHDVLAKVDGAVAKSLTALTSGVRRQTASLGFTPDEALIDIARDLKFKLADHGVDPEDLRYSGHGYANLLFMAIIAVELEKVRTADLTLFLVEEPEAHLHPQLQAAVLAFLRDQAEQSRNEEPADHSPSGELQVIVATHSPNLSAWVSSDRLVVFKSIVTTAPRPPEETPIDPIAADAAVIESSLAVDQIHTNDANTNVLTATMTAAAVRRSTLCIPLSQIPLDEVERRKVDRYLDVTKAALLFGGRVLLVEGIAEALLLPAIAKYHTLKDHPDKLRLFMSTVFVPIDGVDFTPYATLLLTSVNGARIADRIVIITDGDKGTGDDQDEDDEETTEKEATEANEVSATSDYEQAEAPPAASDGAADAGEPPIPGELRKAKLETLAKTLGATDHLAAITSVYSLESELLGAGNSAMLRKAYLMLHPKSKKKWDNAVALSGDGRAKKIHEIFKKTRKGDFAQILARLIEDGEEPFQVPEYIARAIEEVVAL; translated from the coding sequence ATGTATCTCAAAAATATTAAACTCAATAGGTTTCGGTCATTCGCTAACGCGACAATCGAACTGCAAAAAGACCTTACCGTCTTCGTTGGCGAAAACAACGGTGGCAAAAGCAATGCCATTGACGCGATGCGTCTCCTTACATCTCCGCTTGGGGGAAGGCGAGAGATTTACTGCGAGTCCACCGACGTTCGTTTCCAGAGCACCATAAACTCATTCGAGATAGAGGGTCGTTTTGCCGAACTCTCGATTGGGCAGCAGGGACGCTTTATTTCGGCCGCTGTGGATTCCTCTCTAACTCAAGCATGCTTCGGCTTACGCTTCGATGCTGCACGGCCGGGCTCGAGGCCGATCGTTTGGGCCGGAAAAGACGGCAACGCTCCCGAGCCCGGCTGTCACGATATGGTTCGGCACGTTTACCTGCCGCCGCTACGAGATGCGAAACACTCCTTGGCGTCCGGGAATCCGACACGAATTCTGGCGCTTTTGAACCACTTCTTGGACGACACGACGCCAGAGCAGCTCGCCAAAGAACTCGCCAGGACCAACTCGCACGACGTCCTGGCCAAGGTAGACGGCGCAGTCGCAAAGAGCCTGACGGCGCTCACCTCGGGGGTGCGCCGTCAGACCGCCTCGTTGGGGTTCACCCCCGATGAAGCCCTGATCGATATTGCTCGTGACCTCAAGTTTAAGCTCGCCGACCACGGCGTCGATCCTGAAGATCTCCGATACTCAGGTCACGGCTACGCCAATCTTCTATTCATGGCCATCATCGCGGTCGAGCTTGAAAAAGTTCGCACTGCTGACCTGACCCTATTTCTTGTCGAAGAGCCGGAGGCTCACCTCCATCCTCAGCTCCAAGCCGCAGTCCTGGCGTTTCTTCGGGACCAGGCCGAGCAGTCGCGCAATGAAGAGCCGGCTGACCACTCCCCGTCGGGTGAGCTGCAAGTAATCGTGGCAACGCACTCCCCCAACCTCTCGGCGTGGGTCAGCAGCGACCGACTTGTCGTCTTCAAATCGATCGTCACAACCGCGCCGCGACCACCTGAAGAGACCCCTATCGACCCAATCGCAGCCGACGCCGCAGTCATCGAAAGCAGTCTTGCCGTCGATCAAATTCACACCAACGACGCAAACACCAATGTCCTCACGGCCACGATGACAGCAGCAGCCGTGCGTAGGTCGACGCTCTGTATTCCTCTGTCCCAAATTCCGCTTGATGAGGTCGAGCGTCGTAAGGTCGACCGCTATCTCGACGTGACAAAAGCAGCGTTGCTGTTCGGTGGACGAGTCTTGCTCGTTGAGGGTATTGCAGAGGCGCTTCTTCTGCCCGCGATTGCAAAATATCACACGCTCAAGGATCATCCGGACAAACTTCGGCTATTCATGTCTACGGTCTTCGTCCCCATCGACGGGGTCGATTTCACTCCATACGCAACGTTATTGCTTACCTCCGTAAACGGGGCGCGTATCGCCGATCGTATCGTCATCATCACGGACGGTGACAAGGGAACGGGCGACGACCAAGATGAGGACGACGAGGAAACGACCGAAAAGGAGGCTACTGAAGCGAACGAGGTGTCAGCGACCTCGGATTATGAACAAGCAGAAGCGCCCCCCGCGGCCTCGGACGGCGCAGCCGACGCTGGAGAACCGCCAATCCCAGGCGAATTGCGCAAGGCTAAGCTGGAAACGTTGGCAAAGACCCTCGGCGCAACCGATCATCTTGCAGCGATCACGAGCGTCTACTCTTTGGAATCCGAACTCCTCGGGGCCGGCAATAGCGCCATGCTGCGTAAAGCCTACCTCATGCTTCATCCCAAATCGAAGAAGAAGTGGGATAACGCTGTCGCGCTTAGCGGCGACGGGCGAGCGAAGAAAATCCACGAGATATTCAAGAAGACCCGAAAGGGTGATTTCGCCCAGATTCTCGCGCGACTGATCGAGGACGGCGAAGAGCCCTTTCAGGTCCCCGAGTATATTGCGCGAGCAATCGAGGAGGTAGTCGCGCTGTGA
- a CDS encoding LysR substrate-binding domain-containing protein translates to MKQNFTVRQGALDGVEAFLSVAQHRNFRKAAAELAVTPSAISQAVRTLEARVGAALFIRTTRSVGLTEAGERFLLRAKPAFEELVAASEVARDLGQRPAGLLRLTVPRAVVPILLERLIASFCQAYPEVEVEVAASAELVDIAAGGFDAGIRQGQFIEADMIAVRLTPSHPLTVVGSPDYLRRRGRPECIDDLRRHACLRMRRSNGSIAPWSFVSGNEAVEVVVSGPLIANDMPTMLGAAVEGLGLAQVPEPIAAGAVKAGKLVQVLQPFAPMAPGVFLYYPSRHQMTPKLRAFIDHVKSRSGATNKARSHIDDKRTRGTKMR, encoded by the coding sequence ATGAAGCAGAACTTCACAGTCAGGCAGGGCGCGCTCGATGGCGTGGAAGCGTTCCTCAGCGTTGCCCAGCACCGCAATTTTCGCAAAGCGGCGGCAGAGCTTGCGGTGACGCCTTCTGCGATCAGCCAGGCCGTACGTACGCTTGAGGCGCGGGTCGGCGCAGCGCTCTTCATACGCACGACGCGCAGTGTCGGGTTGACCGAAGCCGGCGAACGATTTCTGTTACGCGCCAAGCCTGCTTTTGAGGAACTCGTCGCCGCAAGCGAGGTTGCGCGTGACCTTGGGCAGCGGCCTGCCGGACTGTTGCGCCTCACGGTGCCGCGGGCGGTGGTGCCGATCCTGCTGGAGCGGCTGATCGCGTCGTTCTGCCAAGCCTATCCCGAGGTCGAGGTGGAGGTCGCCGCAAGCGCGGAGCTGGTAGATATCGCTGCCGGAGGATTTGACGCCGGCATCCGGCAAGGCCAGTTCATCGAGGCCGATATGATCGCGGTGCGTCTGACGCCGTCGCACCCGCTGACTGTGGTCGGTAGCCCCGACTATCTGCGGCGGCGGGGGCGGCCGGAATGCATCGACGATCTGCGCCGGCACGCCTGCCTGCGCATGCGCCGCTCAAACGGGTCGATCGCGCCCTGGTCCTTTGTCAGCGGCAACGAGGCCGTCGAAGTCGTCGTTTCCGGACCTTTGATCGCCAACGACATGCCCACAATGCTTGGCGCGGCCGTCGAAGGATTGGGCCTTGCGCAGGTGCCCGAGCCGATCGCTGCCGGCGCGGTCAAGGCAGGAAAACTCGTGCAGGTTCTGCAGCCGTTCGCGCCGATGGCGCCGGGTGTGTTTCTCTACTATCCCAGCCGCCATCAAATGACGCCGAAACTGCGAGCCTTCATCGATCACGTGAAGAGCCGCTCGGGCGCTACCAACAAAGCCCGAAGTCACATTGATGACAAGCGAACTCGCGGGACGAAAATGCGCTGA
- a CDS encoding class I SAM-dependent methyltransferase, whose protein sequence is MTDVLDGVRDHYRSPGLTERLKTALMALGPEDRRLTPGQLGALDQFHTRGLAATTELAKLAGITADMSVLDVGSGVGGPARFLAATYGCRVTGVDLSEPFVDAARYLTERTGQSGQVSFQTASALELPFDDGHFDAVLLQHVAMNISDRARLYREIRRVLKTGGRFATYDVVSNGGEPHYPVPWARTPATSFLLTAATTRETIEPAGFRALVWQDDSEAAKAWIAQLRASGPPPSPNLGVVMGPDFAQLSANLGRNLMEGRLGILTAVFEAASIDC, encoded by the coding sequence ATGACCGATGTACTTGATGGCGTGCGCGACCACTATCGCAGCCCCGGCCTGACCGAACGGCTGAAGACGGCGCTGATGGCGCTCGGGCCGGAGGATCGGCGGCTCACGCCCGGGCAACTGGGCGCCCTCGACCAGTTTCACACCCGTGGGCTCGCGGCGACCACCGAGCTTGCCAAATTGGCCGGGATCACCGCCGACATGTCGGTTCTGGATGTCGGCTCGGGCGTCGGCGGACCGGCGCGCTTTCTGGCTGCGACCTATGGCTGCCGGGTGACGGGCGTCGACCTCTCTGAGCCATTCGTGGATGCCGCGCGCTATCTGACCGAGCGCACCGGACAGAGCGGGCAGGTGTCGTTCCAGACCGCCAGCGCGCTGGAGCTTCCGTTTGACGACGGCCACTTCGATGCCGTGTTGCTGCAGCATGTGGCGATGAACATCTCCGACCGGGCGCGGCTCTACCGCGAGATCCGTCGCGTGCTGAAGACCGGTGGCAGGTTCGCGACTTACGACGTCGTCTCGAACGGCGGTGAGCCGCATTATCCCGTGCCGTGGGCGCGGACGCCCGCAACGAGCTTCCTTCTGACAGCCGCTACGACGCGCGAGACGATCGAACCGGCCGGTTTCCGCGCGCTCGTCTGGCAAGACGACTCTGAGGCGGCCAAGGCCTGGATCGCCCAGCTGCGCGCATCGGGGCCGCCGCCTTCGCCAAATCTCGGCGTGGTGATGGGGCCGGACTTCGCACAGCTTTCCGCCAACCTCGGGCGAAATCTCATGGAAGGCCGGCTCGGCATTTTGACCGCCGTGTTCGAGGCCGCGTCAATCGACTGCTGA
- a CDS encoding DUF899 domain-containing protein — protein sequence MTTITSPEKNRKQGQPAMNTPPIVSPEAWEAAREQLLVKEKAMIRARDALAAERRRMPWVAVEKAYAFDGPGGEASLLDLFQGRRQLIVYRAFFEPGVHGWPEHACIGCSLGADQVSHLAHLNARDTTLVYASRAPQADIARLKARMGWEIPWVTITDSFDADFGVDEWHGHNAFIRDGDRVFRTYFINSRGDEAMGTVWSYLDMTALGRQEEWEDSPEGYPQTRPYKWWNWNDSYVPNAAPDPKWVKVSDAGEAAFRKRDG from the coding sequence ATGACGACGATTACTTCACCCGAGAAAAACCGGAAACAGGGACAGCCCGCCATGAACACGCCACCGATTGTGTCGCCGGAGGCGTGGGAGGCGGCGCGCGAGCAGCTTCTCGTCAAGGAGAAGGCCATGATCCGCGCCCGGGACGCGCTGGCTGCGGAGCGGCGGCGGATGCCGTGGGTTGCCGTGGAAAAGGCCTATGCGTTCGACGGGCCCGGGGGCGAGGCGAGCCTGCTTGACCTGTTCCAGGGTCGCCGCCAACTGATCGTCTACCGCGCCTTCTTCGAGCCCGGCGTGCACGGCTGGCCGGAGCATGCCTGCATCGGCTGTTCGCTCGGGGCCGACCAGGTCTCCCATCTCGCGCACCTCAACGCGCGCGACACGACGCTTGTGTATGCCTCGCGCGCACCGCAGGCCGACATCGCGCGCCTGAAAGCGCGGATGGGTTGGGAGATTCCGTGGGTTACCATCACCGACAGCTTCGATGCCGACTTCGGCGTGGATGAATGGCACGGCCACAACGCGTTCATCCGCGACGGCGATCGCGTCTTCCGCACCTACTTCATCAACAGCCGCGGCGACGAGGCGATGGGTACCGTCTGGAGCTACCTCGACATGACGGCGCTCGGGCGTCAGGAGGAGTGGGAGGACTCGCCCGAGGGTTACCCCCAGACCCGGCCGTACAAATGGTGGAACTGGAACGACAGTTACGTCCCCAACGCCGCGCCCGACCCGAAATGGGTGAAGGTGTCGGACGCCGGCGAGGCTGCCTTTCGCAAACGCGACGGCTAA
- a CDS encoding substrate-binding protein has product MKLRSIKCITFAALVCGAGFSPSTGAGAAEPIRVGAVLPFSGGVELYGQQAKLGLDLAVKDINAAGGILGRPVEVIYADDKTRPASAVAAMHALIERDGVVAVVGPITSRNLNAIVPVAENLKTPLLYATNYESGKCSRYVFAFGTVPNQELGQLLPYVNKTIGNSYFLLGADRVWPHQMFDLAQPLIEKLGGKVVGIEYTLGTETDFTPLIAQVAASKAKVLLFALKGDGMDFIRQADDRGLLKDTTIAFLGLSEVDLGIFRGKGQNMVTVVPSVATSDEPSVKAFVAKARAEAGADVAVSNYVMTHYNTLIALKAAIEKAGKVDKEAIVDAMVGLVVPSPTGPVTIGHDHHATMNMFIAKTKGSDLVTVRALGEIAPQPGCKLADR; this is encoded by the coding sequence ATGAAGTTGCGGTCGATCAAATGCATCACCTTCGCGGCTCTGGTCTGCGGCGCAGGGTTCAGCCCTTCAACCGGCGCCGGTGCCGCCGAGCCGATCCGCGTCGGCGCGGTGCTGCCGTTTTCCGGTGGCGTCGAGCTCTATGGTCAGCAGGCCAAGCTCGGGCTTGACCTCGCGGTCAAGGACATCAACGCGGCGGGCGGGATCCTCGGCAGGCCGGTCGAGGTGATCTATGCCGACGACAAGACCAGGCCGGCCTCCGCTGTGGCCGCCATGCATGCGTTGATCGAACGCGACGGCGTTGTCGCGGTCGTCGGCCCCATCACCTCCCGTAACCTCAATGCGATCGTGCCGGTCGCGGAAAACCTGAAAACGCCGCTGCTCTACGCCACCAACTATGAAAGCGGCAAATGCAGCCGATATGTTTTCGCGTTCGGCACGGTTCCGAACCAGGAACTGGGCCAATTGCTGCCCTACGTCAACAAGACCATCGGCAACAGCTATTTCCTGCTGGGCGCCGACCGGGTCTGGCCGCACCAGATGTTCGATCTGGCGCAGCCGCTGATCGAGAAGCTTGGCGGCAAGGTCGTCGGTATCGAATATACCCTGGGGACCGAGACCGATTTCACGCCGCTGATCGCGCAGGTCGCGGCGTCCAAGGCAAAAGTGCTGCTGTTCGCGCTGAAGGGCGACGGCATGGATTTCATCCGGCAGGCGGATGACCGGGGATTGCTGAAGGACACGACGATCGCATTCCTGGGATTGTCGGAGGTTGATCTCGGCATTTTCCGCGGCAAAGGCCAGAACATGGTCACGGTGGTGCCGTCGGTGGCGACCAGCGACGAGCCTTCCGTCAAGGCGTTCGTCGCCAAGGCCCGCGCCGAGGCCGGCGCCGACGTCGCGGTGTCGAACTATGTTATGACGCACTACAACACGCTGATTGCGCTCAAGGCGGCGATCGAGAAGGCCGGCAAGGTCGACAAGGAGGCCATCGTCGACGCCATGGTAGGTCTCGTCGTTCCGTCGCCGACAGGGCCCGTGACCATCGGCCACGACCACCACGCGACCATGAACATGTTCATCGCCAAAACGAAAGGCAGCGACCTTGTCACCGTTCGCGCGCTGGGAGAGATTGCGCCGCAGCCGGGATGCAAACTGGCTGATCGCTAA
- a CDS encoding YdeI/OmpD-associated family protein, whose translation MAPVKINPDNIRTFSDAGSFHKWLGKHHDREGEIWIKIYKVDSGIKSITPKQAIDVILCWGWIDGLRKGFDDKSFLQRYTPRTSKSIWSQINVDNVARLIKEGRMTEHGLKEVDQAKSDGRWARAYKSGKDMKIPDDLQAAIDAEPKAKAMLAKLSAQNRFALAFRTHNMKTEAGRKKKIEAFVAMLKRGETIYPQGKK comes from the coding sequence ATGGCACCCGTCAAAATCAATCCCGACAATATCCGCACGTTCAGCGACGCAGGGAGCTTCCATAAGTGGCTCGGCAAGCACCACGACAGGGAAGGTGAGATCTGGATCAAGATCTACAAGGTGGATTCGGGGATCAAATCGATTACTCCGAAACAAGCCATCGACGTCATACTTTGCTGGGGATGGATCGATGGCCTCCGCAAGGGCTTCGACGACAAGAGCTTTCTCCAGCGCTACACGCCGCGCACCAGCAAAAGCATCTGGAGCCAGATCAACGTCGATAACGTCGCCCGGCTAATCAAGGAAGGCCGGATGACTGAACACGGGTTAAAGGAGGTCGATCAGGCCAAGTCCGACGGGCGCTGGGCGCGCGCCTATAAGAGCGGCAAGGACATGAAAATCCCGGATGATCTGCAAGCCGCGATTGATGCCGAGCCCAAGGCAAAGGCAATGCTGGCGAAACTCAGTGCGCAGAACCGCTTCGCGCTGGCCTTTCGCACCCATAACATGAAGACCGAAGCCGGCCGGAAGAAGAAGATCGAGGCCTTTGTCGCGATGCTCAAGCGCGGCGAGACGATCTACCCACAAGGCAAGAAATGA